From Anaerohalosphaeraceae bacterium, one genomic window encodes:
- a CDS encoding anaerobic sulfatase maturase, whose amino-acid sequence MVQPFTLLIKPAGPDCNLACRYCFYIPKKALFPNSPCRMSEAVLERLCKQYLQLRFPMNAFAWQGGEPTLMGLDFYKKAVRFQAQYRTEEQSVQNTFQTNAVLIDDNWCRFFAEHNFLLGISLDGPQEIHDYYRKDYAGRGTYSRVLRAIDSCRKAAVEFNILVLLNDRNIPEPDLLFDFFTAQGFGYLQLVPCFEIDPDNPSQPASWSITPEQYGRFLCRFFDRWLDGWTEKLSVRTFDNFINVLAGGPAAECTFGRLCSDYLAIEHDGSAYCCDFFVTPETRLGNLLDTPLEQLAASPLKQNFIRRKRRIADSCLVCRYLDLCGGGCLKDRIPLTGTEKTPSYFCRSYKMFLDHALPHLRALAASAVQKLNSRSR is encoded by the coding sequence ATGGTTCAGCCGTTTACACTGCTCATCAAACCTGCCGGGCCGGACTGCAATCTGGCCTGCCGGTACTGTTTTTACATCCCCAAAAAGGCACTCTTTCCCAACTCGCCCTGCCGGATGAGCGAAGCCGTCCTCGAACGCCTCTGCAAACAGTACCTTCAATTGCGATTTCCTATGAATGCCTTCGCATGGCAGGGAGGCGAACCAACCCTGATGGGTCTGGATTTCTACAAAAAAGCCGTCCGCTTCCAGGCACAATACCGAACCGAAGAACAATCCGTCCAGAACACATTCCAGACCAATGCTGTCCTTATCGATGACAACTGGTGCCGCTTCTTCGCCGAACATAACTTCCTGCTGGGCATCAGTCTGGACGGACCGCAGGAAATCCATGATTACTATCGGAAAGACTATGCCGGCCGCGGCACCTACAGCCGAGTCCTCCGCGCGATTGACAGCTGCCGAAAGGCCGCCGTCGAATTCAACATCCTTGTCCTGCTCAATGACCGCAATATCCCCGAGCCGGACCTCCTGTTTGACTTCTTTACCGCCCAGGGTTTCGGCTACCTCCAGCTGGTCCCCTGCTTTGAAATCGACCCTGATAATCCCTCTCAGCCTGCTTCATGGAGCATTACTCCGGAGCAGTACGGCCGCTTCCTGTGCCGGTTTTTCGACCGCTGGCTGGACGGCTGGACGGAAAAACTCAGCGTCCGCACCTTCGACAACTTCATAAATGTCCTGGCGGGCGGCCCTGCCGCCGAGTGTACTTTCGGCCGGCTGTGCAGCGATTATCTGGCCATCGAGCACGATGGCAGCGCTTACTGCTGCGACTTTTTCGTCACACCGGAAACGCGTCTGGGCAATCTCCTCGATACCCCGCTCGAACAGCTGGCGGCCTCCCCGCTTAAGCAGAACTTTATCCGCCGAAAACGCCGAATCGCCGACTCCTGCCTGGTCTGCCGCTACCTGGACCTGTGCGGCGGCGGATGCCTCAAAGACCGAATCCCCCTAACAGGAACAGAAAAAACCCCCAGTTACTTCTGCCGGTCCTACAAGATGTTTCTGGACCACGCCCTGCCTCACCTCCGCGCCCTGGCTGCCTCCGCCGTCCAAAAACTCAACAGCCGCTCTCGCTAA
- a CDS encoding sulfatase, translating to MNPSDKISRRTLLKQGTLGAAGLLLNRMAPSLFAGSSPSKPNLLIVLADQLGLNHCGYARYWNGTHYTGQAVTPNLDRFAAQSTNFVNTVANTPVCSAFRATLMTGKYTTSHGMVINELRLNPYQDCLGHVLTRAGYQTAYIGKWHLYANVLGDHDNPNNSFVPRGVHRLGFNGFWAAYNFHHDYYNTYYHTESKEKIYYGPGVYEPDAQTDLAISWLRCNAVKTSRPFAMVLSWGTPHDPWNDENVPAEYRDMFAKTSLPNPPNYKPTNDPYADNWARLSDAERASLEKWRRNYYAMTTNLDWNFGRLMQFLDSSGLAENTIVVFSSDHGEMFGSQGRRAKNIFYEEAGRIPFLIRWPGHIPAGAVSDACLSTVDFAPTFLGLLELPIPSRWEGMNLAHLALGQSGPQPEFAFLQGTGATAAWDVGHKWRAVRTKRFTYARFRIPKANAPQELLFDNQNDPYQTTNLVSNPEYQSILHELRSKLNDKMASLSDTFEAVTYYRDNWTDGNRVILRGARG from the coding sequence ATGAATCCGTCAGACAAAATCAGCCGCCGAACTCTTCTCAAACAAGGCACTCTCGGAGCCGCCGGGCTGCTTTTGAACCGAATGGCTCCTTCTCTTTTCGCCGGCTCCTCCCCCTCAAAACCGAACCTGCTGATTGTTCTTGCTGACCAGCTGGGACTTAACCACTGCGGCTATGCCCGCTATTGGAACGGCACTCACTATACCGGGCAGGCCGTCACTCCGAATCTGGACCGGTTTGCCGCTCAAAGCACTAACTTCGTCAACACTGTCGCCAACACCCCCGTTTGTTCGGCCTTCCGGGCTACGCTGATGACCGGCAAATACACCACCAGTCACGGAATGGTCATCAACGAGCTGCGGCTCAACCCATACCAGGACTGCCTCGGTCATGTTTTGACCCGTGCCGGCTACCAAACTGCCTATATCGGCAAATGGCACCTCTACGCCAATGTTCTCGGTGACCACGACAACCCCAACAACTCTTTTGTCCCGCGCGGCGTCCACCGGCTCGGCTTCAACGGCTTCTGGGCCGCCTATAACTTCCATCACGACTACTACAACACCTATTACCACACCGAATCCAAAGAAAAAATTTATTACGGCCCGGGGGTCTATGAACCCGATGCCCAAACCGACCTGGCCATCAGCTGGCTTCGATGCAATGCCGTCAAAACCTCCCGGCCTTTTGCGATGGTTCTGTCGTGGGGCACGCCGCACGACCCCTGGAACGACGAAAACGTCCCCGCCGAATACCGGGACATGTTTGCAAAGACTTCTCTGCCCAACCCGCCCAACTACAAACCGACCAACGACCCTTACGCAGACAACTGGGCTCGTCTGTCTGACGCGGAGCGCGCCTCCCTCGAAAAGTGGAGACGAAACTACTATGCCATGACAACCAACCTCGACTGGAACTTCGGACGACTGATGCAGTTCCTCGACTCCAGCGGCCTGGCTGAAAATACCATCGTTGTCTTTTCCTCCGACCATGGGGAAATGTTCGGTTCCCAGGGCCGCCGTGCCAAAAACATTTTCTACGAAGAAGCCGGCCGCATTCCTTTCCTAATTCGATGGCCCGGACATATCCCGGCCGGTGCCGTCTCCGATGCCTGTCTGTCGACCGTCGATTTCGCCCCGACATTTCTCGGCCTACTCGAGCTGCCCATCCCCTCTCGATGGGAAGGGATGAATCTGGCCCATCTGGCTTTGGGACAATCGGGCCCGCAGCCGGAGTTTGCTTTTCTGCAGGGGACCGGGGCCACCGCCGCCTGGGATGTCGGCCACAAGTGGCGGGCCGTCCGAACCAAACGCTTTACCTATGCCAGATTCCGCATCCCCAAGGCGAATGCACCGCAGGAGCTCCTGTTTGACAACCAAAACGACCCCTATCAGACGACCAATCTGGTCTCCAATCCGGAGTACCAGAGCATCCTGCATGAACTTCGCAGCAAACTGAATGACAAAATGGCCTCCCTGAGCGACACCTTCGAAGCCGTCACTTACTACCGCGACAACTGGACGGACGGAAACCGAGTTATTCTGAGGGGAGCCAGAGGATAA
- a CDS encoding FecR domain-containing protein codes for MESVREKFELTRTIVRILDGSVSPEEFDAFEQLLQNNPEVRTFYLSIIENTAHFQKVPGLFQWELSEEGEEGLLKPELWHSLAEMEQASPAIAIEKEPPAPPAPLPKPSPAFRKSSLLPMLASIAAALMILLYTHWMPVQDKQHGQILETFQARFDEEFEHFSPGTSLGKQTLRLLQGLVRICTDQGAFVLLEGPAEFRLENDNQLFLIQGKLTADVSKNAEGFTVRTPSACIIDYGTKFGVLLDQYASTEAHVLEGTVEMRLGSNLRTSQKVVRLTAFQAASASGQTLILIPPKVQDFIYQIPSPFEASIQALKPTLYFRLKEKLPQTFTDITGKTGFQIHFSSDLQVVQGPFSTPDSPSYALAMMPEQSVRISEIWPIFENDSGDYTVLCWLRPNTIEPQLIWSHRTAQTVPAIADNSYYRVLCITETGNLEHTAYYPNRRPDARKVNSIVSDRPLEPGRWYFFAVTHAKGARKLMYINGRLCAQSARPQETPLERYTELSFGQSLDELGTGFSGAITDIAFFNRVLSEKEIQHLYQTAVRK; via the coding sequence ATGGAATCCGTCCGCGAAAAATTTGAACTGACCCGAACCATCGTGCGAATTCTCGACGGCTCGGTTTCTCCGGAGGAATTCGACGCGTTCGAGCAGCTGCTGCAGAACAACCCTGAGGTGCGAACGTTCTATCTTTCTATTATTGAAAACACCGCCCACTTCCAGAAAGTTCCCGGCCTTTTTCAATGGGAACTATCGGAAGAAGGCGAAGAAGGTCTTCTCAAGCCGGAATTGTGGCACTCTTTGGCCGAAATGGAACAAGCGTCTCCGGCTATTGCAATCGAGAAAGAGCCTCCGGCTCCTCCGGCTCCGCTCCCCAAACCCTCTCCGGCCTTTCGAAAAAGCAGTCTGCTGCCGATGCTTGCCTCGATTGCCGCCGCCTTGATGATTCTTCTGTACACGCACTGGATGCCGGTTCAGGACAAACAGCATGGACAAATTCTCGAAACGTTTCAGGCACGTTTTGACGAGGAGTTTGAACATTTCTCCCCCGGTACTTCGCTCGGAAAACAAACCCTTCGCCTTCTGCAGGGGCTCGTACGGATTTGCACCGACCAGGGAGCATTTGTTCTTCTCGAAGGTCCCGCCGAATTCCGGCTCGAAAATGACAACCAGCTGTTTTTGATTCAGGGAAAGCTGACCGCTGATGTCTCGAAAAACGCCGAAGGATTCACGGTTCGGACGCCCTCTGCGTGCATTATTGATTACGGAACCAAATTCGGCGTCCTTTTGGACCAGTACGCCAGCACAGAAGCCCACGTCCTTGAAGGAACGGTGGAAATGCGTCTCGGCTCCAACCTCCGCACTTCCCAGAAAGTCGTGCGTCTCACCGCTTTTCAGGCCGCCTCCGCCTCCGGGCAAACCCTTATTCTTATTCCGCCGAAAGTCCAGGATTTTATTTATCAGATTCCTTCCCCGTTTGAGGCATCCATCCAGGCACTGAAGCCGACTTTGTATTTCCGGCTCAAAGAAAAACTTCCCCAAACCTTCACCGACATTACAGGGAAAACCGGCTTCCAGATTCACTTCTCCTCAGATCTGCAAGTTGTTCAAGGGCCTTTTTCGACTCCGGACAGCCCTTCTTACGCCCTTGCAATGATGCCTGAGCAGTCTGTCCGAATCTCTGAAATTTGGCCGATTTTTGAAAATGACTCCGGCGACTATACCGTTCTCTGCTGGCTTCGGCCGAATACAATTGAGCCGCAGCTCATTTGGTCTCACCGGACCGCCCAAACTGTTCCGGCCATTGCGGACAATTCCTATTATCGAGTCCTGTGCATCACCGAAACAGGCAACCTGGAACATACCGCCTATTACCCGAACCGCCGGCCGGATGCTCGGAAAGTCAATTCGATTGTCAGCGACCGCCCCCTCGAGCCGGGCCGCTGGTATTTCTTTGCCGTCACGCACGCTAAAGGGGCTCGGAAATTGATGTATATCAACGGACGCCTGTGTGCCCAATCCGCCCGTCCGCAGGAAACCCCGCTTGAACGGTACACAGAGCTGTCCTTCGGACAGTCTCTCGATGAATTGGGGACCGGATTTTCCGGTGCCATCACGGATATCGCCTTCTTCAATCGGGTCCTTTCGGAAAAAGAGATTCAGCATCTCTATCAAACCGCTGTCCGAAAATGA
- a CDS encoding sigma-70 family RNA polymerase sigma factor, which yields MTAEHNEKINLCKEDIFFRHYTQCQGEIYTYILTMVPNSADAEDIFQETSSLMWRKFEEFKPGTSFSAWGCKIAYFLILEHRRKTARCPLRFSSETIHLLSESYTSHQSGKPHRIEALKTCIRRLSEKERLLLNLRYQQSLPVKQIAQQWGKSIELIYKNLAKVHYFLFECIERNLVLEQS from the coding sequence ATGACGGCAGAACATAACGAAAAGATAAATCTCTGCAAAGAAGATATCTTTTTTCGCCATTACACCCAATGCCAAGGCGAAATCTATACTTACATTCTCACGATGGTTCCCAACTCCGCCGACGCCGAAGACATTTTTCAGGAAACCTCTTCGCTGATGTGGCGAAAATTTGAGGAGTTCAAGCCGGGAACCAGTTTTTCCGCTTGGGGCTGCAAAATTGCCTATTTTCTGATTCTGGAGCACCGTCGTAAAACCGCTCGCTGCCCTTTGCGGTTTTCTTCTGAAACGATTCATCTCCTCTCCGAATCGTACACATCGCATCAGAGCGGAAAACCCCACAGAATTGAAGCCCTGAAGACCTGCATCAGACGGCTGTCAGAAAAAGAACGGCTGCTGCTCAATCTTCGATATCAGCAGTCCCTGCCGGTCAAACAAATTGCCCAGCAGTGGGGAAAATCCATCGAATTGATTTATAAAAACCTCGCCAAAGTTCATTACTTTCTCTTTGAATGCATCGAGCGAAACCTCGTTTTGGAGCAGTCCTGA
- a CDS encoding sigma-70 family RNA polymerase sigma factor: protein MRLYTGIQTKLFAFILSVIHNRNDAEELFQETSVILWERFETYESGKPFAAWALGIARNKVLEYLRANKRSRKLFSDSVYGQILRIAEGGQDDIGQRVSALKSCLQTLKDVDRKLISFRFHDNIPVKLLSQYTGRSADSLYKSLSRILHFLKLCIERKVAGGAL from the coding sequence TTGCGGCTGTATACGGGCATCCAGACGAAGCTGTTTGCGTTTATTTTGTCTGTGATTCATAACCGCAATGACGCGGAGGAGCTGTTTCAGGAGACCAGCGTGATTCTGTGGGAACGGTTTGAAACGTATGAATCCGGCAAACCATTTGCCGCCTGGGCACTGGGAATAGCCCGCAATAAGGTTTTGGAATATCTGCGGGCCAACAAGCGGTCTCGGAAGCTGTTTTCGGATTCGGTTTACGGACAGATTCTTCGGATTGCAGAAGGAGGGCAGGACGACATCGGACAGCGGGTTTCAGCTCTGAAATCCTGTTTGCAAACGCTCAAGGATGTGGACCGCAAGCTGATTTCCTTCCGATTTCATGACAATATCCCGGTGAAGCTGCTTTCGCAGTACACCGGTCGTTCGGCGGATTCACTGTACAAGAGTCTGTCAAGAATTCTTCATTTTCTGAAGTTATGCATTGAGCGAAAGGTTGCCGGCGGAGCTTTATGA
- a CDS encoding NPCBM/NEW2 domain-containing protein — protein sequence MNPSDSLKPYRKYELLLRLIEGDLNDAGLAELERWFQTSGAAEDYWEFIKNYTAVKIYEESRLDSADSAGSADSLLNADLWQALAEDEQTAPEVPVVKETFDPVSAPSKEIQKTRPRVSKLSIYTLILSTAAILMVVVYAHLVAFRRGVEVATLEDSIQAKWGEADGALKAGTRLATRRNHYLRGGVASLKFDNNASVTVEGPAEFEIVSEDRIRMQYGRLYCIVPQEALGFSVVTPTVMVVDLGTEFGVQSDFNGTTELHVSRGLTRLLAGDKQRKVSVEAKEGMGWRVSGLTSEVQEIPLAESLFVRQINSKANVVWRGQKALSLADIVGGGNGWGTGAPEIGIDPRSGKRGEIRGEDREGSREYRSLAGERYIDGVFVPEGSRPQVVSSQGHIFQECPPTNNVFFAEIVNGAARDLTTAIYRQATCRIGGREFGTADYPGLFMHANLGITFDLKAIRRDLPTGFRFTHFAAEAGLSSDIDRTPNAEVWVLVDGQVRFHTRLQDKSQCVPIRIELKETERFLTLVTTDGGDVDHPGQPGMRATDSDWCVFGNPRLEM from the coding sequence ATGAACCCTTCTGACTCATTAAAACCATACCGGAAATATGAGCTGCTGCTGCGGCTGATTGAAGGTGATCTGAATGATGCGGGTCTTGCAGAGCTGGAACGCTGGTTTCAGACTTCAGGTGCGGCGGAGGACTATTGGGAGTTTATCAAGAATTATACAGCTGTGAAGATATATGAGGAGTCACGGCTGGATTCTGCGGATTCTGCAGGATCGGCAGACAGTCTGCTGAATGCGGATTTATGGCAGGCGCTGGCTGAAGATGAGCAGACGGCTCCGGAGGTTCCGGTAGTCAAGGAAACCTTCGATCCTGTATCTGCCCCTTCGAAAGAGATTCAAAAGACGCGTCCGCGGGTGAGCAAGCTGTCGATTTATACGCTGATTCTGTCAACAGCGGCGATTCTGATGGTGGTGGTCTATGCTCATCTGGTTGCGTTCCGCCGCGGGGTGGAGGTAGCGACGCTGGAGGACAGCATTCAGGCCAAGTGGGGAGAGGCGGACGGGGCTTTAAAGGCCGGAACGCGTCTTGCGACCCGCAGGAATCATTATCTTCGCGGTGGGGTGGCGAGTCTGAAATTTGACAACAATGCATCGGTGACGGTGGAGGGTCCTGCTGAGTTTGAAATCGTGTCGGAGGACCGGATTCGGATGCAGTATGGACGGCTGTACTGCATTGTGCCGCAGGAGGCGCTGGGATTTTCCGTCGTAACGCCGACGGTAATGGTGGTGGATTTGGGAACGGAGTTCGGGGTTCAGTCGGACTTTAACGGGACGACGGAACTTCATGTGAGCCGCGGGCTGACGCGGCTGTTGGCCGGAGACAAGCAGCGGAAGGTGAGTGTCGAGGCCAAAGAGGGGATGGGCTGGCGAGTGTCCGGGCTGACATCGGAGGTTCAGGAGATTCCGCTGGCGGAGTCTCTTTTTGTTCGTCAGATTAATTCGAAGGCGAATGTGGTCTGGCGGGGCCAGAAAGCCCTGAGTCTGGCGGATATTGTCGGCGGAGGCAACGGATGGGGGACTGGAGCTCCGGAAATCGGCATTGACCCGCGCAGCGGCAAGCGCGGGGAGATTCGAGGCGAAGACCGGGAAGGAAGCCGGGAATACCGGTCCCTTGCCGGCGAACGATATATTGACGGGGTGTTTGTGCCGGAAGGCAGCCGGCCGCAGGTTGTCAGCAGTCAAGGGCATATTTTCCAGGAGTGTCCGCCGACCAATAATGTTTTCTTTGCGGAGATTGTGAATGGGGCGGCGAGAGACCTGACAACGGCGATTTACCGACAGGCGACCTGCCGGATTGGGGGTCGGGAGTTCGGGACGGCGGATTATCCGGGTCTCTTTATGCACGCCAATCTGGGGATTACGTTTGATTTGAAGGCGATCCGGCGGGATTTGCCGACAGGATTTCGGTTTACTCATTTTGCGGCGGAGGCCGGTTTGTCTTCGGATATTGATCGAACGCCGAATGCAGAGGTGTGGGTTCTGGTGGACGGGCAGGTGCGGTTCCATACGCGTCTGCAGGACAAGAGCCAGTGTGTTCCGATTCGGATTGAGCTGAAGGAGACGGAGCGGTTTCTGACGCTGGTGACGACGGACGGCGGAGATGTGGACCATCCGGGCCAGCCGGGAATGCGAGCGACGGATTCGGACTGGTGTGTTTTCGGCAATCCGCGGCTGGAGATGTGA
- a CDS encoding PEP-CTERM sorting domain-containing protein: MKSRILTVLGLMCIAAMSVQASTIAYWRFEEGPDRAQVSHGGLPDGVYYEGTADSSGNGYGLSVWTEGWAGYEYRSDVGISYVPRTGQPNQFAVKNTGGYPTLFTNPDDPIRTITPSAFTIEATFKLENGGWRTIVGRDSRGAYAGNPDLAALYFQAIPGNGLAIKFCDVSGYWHEAVSASNIFTGFDWGTNPDGIGVPWYSMAAVSDGSTLSLYLLQIGAGTGWQLIAQTDMTASGSPNTALTMGQGSGSDWIAGTWTVGRGMYAGGHTDRAYGFLDEVRISDEALSVSEFLIPEPASIVLIGLGALGLLRRRQ; this comes from the coding sequence ATGAAGAGCAGGATTCTTACGGTACTGGGATTGATGTGTATTGCGGCGATGTCGGTTCAGGCATCGACCATTGCGTACTGGCGGTTTGAGGAAGGCCCGGACCGGGCTCAGGTTTCGCACGGCGGGCTGCCGGATGGTGTCTATTATGAAGGGACAGCCGACAGTTCCGGCAACGGCTATGGTCTGTCTGTGTGGACGGAAGGATGGGCCGGATATGAATATCGCAGCGATGTAGGGATTTCGTATGTTCCGCGGACAGGCCAGCCCAATCAGTTTGCCGTCAAGAATACCGGCGGATATCCGACTCTGTTTACGAATCCCGATGATCCGATTCGGACTATCACCCCTTCGGCCTTTACGATTGAGGCGACATTCAAGCTGGAAAACGGCGGATGGCGGACGATTGTGGGTCGGGACAGCCGCGGGGCTTATGCGGGGAATCCGGACCTGGCGGCACTGTATTTCCAGGCGATTCCGGGCAACGGCCTTGCCATCAAGTTCTGTGATGTTTCGGGCTATTGGCATGAAGCGGTTTCGGCTTCGAACATCTTTACGGGATTTGACTGGGGCACGAATCCGGACGGCATCGGCGTTCCGTGGTACAGCATGGCGGCGGTGAGCGACGGTTCGACGCTTTCGCTGTATCTGCTGCAGATTGGAGCCGGCACCGGCTGGCAGCTGATTGCCCAGACGGATATGACGGCCAGCGGCAGTCCGAATACCGCGCTGACGATGGGGCAGGGCAGCGGGTCTGACTGGATTGCCGGCACGTGGACGGTCGGCCGCGGAATGTATGCCGGCGGTCATACGGACCGGGCGTACGGGTTCCTCGATGAGGTTCGGATTTCGGATGAAGCTCTGTCGGTCAGCGAGTTTCTGATTCCGGAACCGGCCAGCATTGTTCTGATTGGTTTGGGTGCTTTGGGACTGCTTCGTCGCAGGCAGTAA
- a CDS encoding immunoglobulin domain-containing protein has translation MKKLCMAAAILCLISAPVLANTVAYWRFEGGTPASCVVHTGSNGVYYPDIPDVSGNGNHLCVWQTCGGGGYIYRSEVGTPKLRLTGEANLLSVKNSGGGPAMWCSAPGLQYMTPAQFTIEAIFKLENGGYRTIVGRDSYGTNTAGTPTNTALAALYFQAVPNNALAIKFCDVAGYWHEAVSETNIFTGFDYPTNPDGVGVPWYAMAAVSDGKTLSLYLMELGVDTEYRLIAQTDMTASGSPNTALTAGAGDGGDWDAGDWSVGRGLYNGGHTDRAYGYIDEVRISDSALTPDSFLMGSSAYSPSVQLQADLVHNNVQATLQWKAPRDPDLNSSNLVNPAVVDQYVFVRNAASADPNLYYVGATGTDPGNTPESSYQMTWAFDAVYQWAIVAALEGHEQSFTVGQSTLMNVDPNNPVSEIWTFESLYSSPVITEDPAGVTVDAGGTAVFEVEAFSVSPAVYRWYKSADKSNATPADDVQVGTSSPTLTISNVSVADEGFYYCVVSNDSPVTASSAPAYLEVKRLMAWYAFENNLNDSINGYHGTAILPDPNLLMTYAAGVQGQCISLNGTNEAVEIPRTIQNGMTIAMWIKTTSTAGVGNGWFDGNGLVDGEIAGYNHNDFGTALRDSVFCFGVGDVSGAYGNVQSTKIVNDGQWHYCVATRDAQSGEIRVYVDGSLEATGSAPLGTKDEPQVLRVGSLQINLHFFAGQIDEVKLYNYPLSETEIAAIYNLATGQSVCVTSARPDAKYDLNGDCIVNLGDLAQIAAQWLNCGLYPDCL, from the coding sequence ATGAAAAAGTTGTGTATGGCAGCGGCAATTTTGTGTTTGATCAGTGCTCCTGTACTGGCCAACACGGTTGCTTATTGGCGGTTTGAAGGCGGAACGCCGGCGTCTTGTGTGGTTCATACAGGGTCGAACGGGGTTTATTATCCGGATATTCCGGATGTGTCAGGGAACGGCAATCATCTGTGTGTCTGGCAGACCTGCGGAGGCGGCGGATATATCTATCGCTCTGAAGTGGGCACGCCGAAACTTCGTCTGACCGGAGAGGCGAATCTGCTGAGCGTGAAGAACTCCGGCGGCGGGCCGGCGATGTGGTGTTCGGCCCCGGGGCTCCAGTATATGACGCCCGCTCAGTTTACGATTGAAGCTATTTTCAAGCTGGAAAACGGCGGCTATCGAACGATTGTGGGGCGCGACAGTTATGGAACCAATACGGCAGGGACCCCCACCAATACGGCACTGGCAGCGCTGTATTTCCAGGCGGTACCGAACAATGCGCTGGCGATTAAGTTCTGCGATGTGGCCGGCTATTGGCATGAGGCCGTTTCCGAAACCAATATTTTCACCGGTTTTGATTATCCGACAAATCCGGACGGCGTCGGAGTTCCGTGGTATGCGATGGCGGCCGTCAGTGACGGCAAGACCCTGTCGCTGTATTTGATGGAACTGGGCGTTGATACGGAATATCGACTGATTGCCCAGACGGATATGACGGCCAGCGGAAGTCCGAATACAGCTCTGACGGCCGGAGCCGGCGACGGCGGGGACTGGGATGCGGGCGACTGGTCGGTCGGCCGCGGGCTGTATAACGGCGGCCATACAGACCGGGCGTACGGCTATATCGATGAAGTGCGGATTTCGGATTCGGCTCTGACCCCGGATTCATTCCTGATGGGCTCCAGCGCTTATTCGCCTTCCGTTCAGCTTCAGGCGGATTTGGTGCATAACAATGTCCAGGCAACCCTTCAGTGGAAGGCCCCGCGGGATCCGGATTTGAATTCGAGCAATTTGGTCAATCCGGCGGTGGTGGATCAGTATGTGTTTGTCCGGAATGCCGCATCTGCTGATCCGAACTTGTATTATGTCGGAGCGACAGGGACGGATCCGGGGAATACACCGGAGTCTTCCTATCAGATGACTTGGGCCTTCGATGCGGTCTATCAGTGGGCGATTGTGGCTGCGCTGGAAGGTCATGAGCAGTCGTTTACCGTTGGGCAGAGCACGCTGATGAATGTAGACCCGAACAATCCGGTCAGCGAGATTTGGACGTTTGAGTCGCTCTACTCTTCCCCGGTGATTACAGAAGATCCAGCAGGCGTGACGGTGGATGCGGGCGGAACCGCTGTGTTTGAAGTCGAAGCATTCAGCGTCAGTCCGGCCGTCTATCGATGGTACAAGTCTGCGGATAAGTCGAATGCGACGCCGGCAGATGATGTGCAGGTGGGCACCAGCAGTCCGACGCTGACGATTTCCAACGTGTCTGTTGCGGATGAAGGATTCTATTACTGCGTGGTCAGCAACGACAGCCCTGTGACGGCAAGTTCTGCTCCGGCTTATCTGGAGGTCAAACGGCTGATGGCGTGGTATGCCTTTGAGAACAATCTGAACGATTCCATCAATGGGTATCACGGGACGGCGATTCTGCCGGATCCGAATCTGCTGATGACCTATGCGGCCGGTGTGCAGGGACAGTGCATTTCACTGAACGGCACGAATGAAGCGGTCGAGATTCCGCGAACCATCCAGAACGGTATGACGATTGCGATGTGGATTAAAACCACCTCCACAGCGGGTGTCGGCAACGGATGGTTTGACGGCAACGGATTGGTGGACGGCGAGATTGCCGGCTACAATCACAATGACTTCGGCACGGCCCTTCGGGACAGTGTGTTCTGCTTTGGGGTCGGAGACGTCAGCGGTGCCTACGGGAATGTTCAGTCCACAAAGATTGTGAATGACGGCCAGTGGCATTACTGCGTGGCAACACGAGATGCCCAGAGCGGCGAGATTCGGGTGTATGTGGACGGGTCTCTGGAGGCGACCGGCAGTGCTCCGCTGGGTACCAAGGACGAACCGCAGGTTCTGCGGGTTGGGTCGCTGCAGATCAACCTTCATTTCTTTGCCGGTCAGATTGATGAGGTGAAGCTGTATAACTACCCGCTGTCTGAGACGGAGATAGCGGCGATTTACAATCTGGCGACCGGCCAGTCGGTCTGCGTCACCTCAGCTCGTCCGGATGCCAAGTATGACCTGAACGGCGACTGCATTGTGAACCTGGGAGACCTGGCTCAGATCGCCGCTCAGTGGCTCAACTGCGGTCTCTATCCGGATTGCTTATAA